The Catenulispora sp. EB89 genome has a segment encoding these proteins:
- the grpE gene encoding nucleotide exchange factor GrpE: MSDEYAAEPGGEGERANLAVTELLAKLAERTNELQGVQAELAERTNDLQRLQAEFSNYKKRVERDRQVVKETAVAGALSELLPVLDDIGRAREHGELEGGFRQVGEAFEAVVAKQGLARFGAAGEIFDPNLHEALMSTTSPDVDEVTVAVLFRPGYRIGERVVRPAQVQVAEPGPAPEAEPAPEPAKPKPGPAASAAKSAPNSSGNGAGTSGGSGTSGTSGGAGNKAAADAAVEVDDDDDSGL, encoded by the coding sequence AACGCGCCAACCTCGCGGTGACCGAGCTGCTGGCCAAACTCGCCGAGCGGACCAATGAGCTGCAAGGTGTGCAGGCGGAGTTGGCCGAGCGCACCAACGACCTGCAGCGGCTGCAGGCCGAGTTCAGCAACTACAAGAAGCGCGTCGAGCGCGACCGGCAGGTGGTCAAGGAGACCGCGGTCGCCGGGGCGCTGTCGGAGCTGCTGCCGGTGCTGGACGACATCGGCCGGGCCCGCGAGCACGGCGAGTTGGAAGGCGGCTTCCGGCAGGTCGGCGAGGCGTTCGAGGCCGTGGTGGCCAAGCAGGGCCTGGCCCGCTTCGGCGCGGCCGGCGAGATCTTCGACCCGAACCTGCACGAGGCGCTGATGAGCACCACGTCCCCGGACGTCGACGAGGTGACCGTGGCGGTGCTGTTCCGCCCCGGCTACCGGATCGGCGAGCGGGTGGTCCGTCCGGCGCAGGTGCAGGTCGCCGAGCCCGGACCGGCCCCGGAGGCCGAGCCGGCCCCGGAGCCGGCCAAGCCGAAGCCCGGCCCCGCCGCGTCGGCCGCGAAGAGCGCGCCGAACAGCAGCGGGAACGGCGCCGGCACCAGCGGTGGCAGCGGCACCAGCGGCACCAGCGGCGGCGCCGGGAACAAGGCAGCGGCTGACGCGGCTGTGGAAGTCGACGACGACGACGATTCGGGGCTGTGA
- the dnaJ gene encoding molecular chaperone DnaJ — MAVNKDYYKILGVPKDAPAADIKKAYRKLARQYHPDANKGDSASEEKFKEISEAYDVLSDDKRRKEYDDSRSVFGNGGFRPPGGGAPGGFNFDLGDLLGGLFNRTGGPTTGTGTTGRTTQARRGADVESEVTLKFSDSIDGATVSLRLTSDTPCSACSGTGAKAGTTPRVCPTCSGTGQVSRNQGGFAFSEPCRDCKGRGLLVDDPCPVCHGSGRAASSRTIQARIPAGVRDGQRIRLKGKGASGERGGPAGDLYVVVHVSPHAVFGREDDNLTVTVPVTFPEAVLGAEIQVPTLGGMPVTVKLPANSQNGRVLRVRGRGVARKDGTKGDLLVRFEIAVPAEIGADARAALEKFQEATGNHHPRAELLDAAKGE; from the coding sequence GTGGCCGTCAACAAGGACTACTACAAGATCCTCGGAGTCCCCAAGGACGCGCCGGCTGCCGACATCAAGAAGGCCTACCGGAAGCTGGCGCGTCAGTACCACCCGGACGCCAACAAGGGCGACTCGGCGTCGGAGGAGAAGTTCAAGGAGATCTCCGAGGCCTATGACGTCCTGTCCGACGACAAGCGGCGCAAGGAGTACGACGACTCGCGCTCGGTCTTCGGCAACGGCGGATTCCGGCCCCCCGGCGGCGGTGCCCCCGGCGGGTTCAACTTCGACCTCGGCGACCTGCTCGGCGGTCTGTTCAACCGCACCGGCGGCCCGACCACCGGCACCGGCACCACCGGCCGCACCACCCAGGCGCGGCGCGGGGCGGACGTGGAGTCGGAGGTGACGCTGAAGTTCAGCGATTCCATCGACGGCGCCACCGTCTCGCTCCGGCTGACCTCGGACACGCCGTGCTCGGCCTGTTCGGGCACCGGCGCCAAGGCCGGCACCACCCCGCGCGTGTGCCCGACCTGTTCGGGCACCGGCCAGGTGAGCCGGAACCAGGGCGGCTTCGCCTTCTCCGAACCCTGCCGGGACTGCAAGGGCCGCGGCCTGCTGGTCGACGACCCCTGCCCGGTGTGCCACGGCTCCGGCCGGGCCGCCAGTTCCCGGACGATCCAGGCCCGCATCCCGGCGGGGGTCCGCGACGGCCAGCGCATCCGGCTCAAGGGCAAGGGTGCCTCCGGCGAGCGCGGCGGCCCGGCCGGCGACCTGTATGTGGTGGTCCATGTGAGCCCGCACGCCGTCTTCGGACGTGAGGACGACAACCTGACCGTGACCGTGCCCGTCACCTTCCCGGAGGCGGTCCTCGGAGCGGAGATCCAGGTCCCGACCCTGGGCGGCATGCCGGTGACGGTGAAGCTGCCCGCCAACTCGCAGAACGGCCGGGTGCTGCGCGTGCGCGGCCGCGGCGTGGCGCGCAAGGACGGGACCAAGGGCGATCTGCTGGTGCGCTTCGAGATCGCGGTCCCGGCCGAGATCGGCGCCGACGCCCGCGCGGCGCTGGAGAAGTTCCAGGAGGCGACCGGCAACCACCACCCGCGGGCGGAGTTGCTGGACGCCGCGAAGGGAGAGTGA
- a CDS encoding heat shock protein transcriptional repressor HspR, producing MARNPFLPLTEETPVYVISVAAQLAGMHPQTLRQYDRLGIVCPERTGGGGRRYSARDIETLREVQRLSQDEGVNLAGIKRIRELEEQVAALSRRVAELEAVTLYPTGKSAVPVASPVAPPVSPLPPAPPGYRGDLLPALPATFTTALAVWKPQGK from the coding sequence ATGGCCAGGAATCCGTTCCTGCCGCTGACCGAGGAAACCCCGGTCTACGTGATCTCCGTGGCCGCTCAGCTGGCCGGGATGCACCCGCAGACCCTGCGCCAGTACGACCGGCTGGGCATCGTGTGCCCGGAGCGCACCGGCGGCGGTGGCCGCCGGTACTCCGCACGCGACATCGAAACCCTGCGCGAGGTGCAGCGCCTGTCCCAGGACGAGGGCGTGAACCTGGCCGGGATCAAGCGCATCCGCGAGCTCGAGGAGCAGGTCGCGGCGCTGTCCCGGCGGGTCGCCGAGCTCGAGGCCGTGACCCTCTACCCGACCGGGAAGAGCGCCGTCCCGGTCGCGTCGCCGGTGGCCCCGCCGGTCTCGCCGCTGCCGCCGGCCCCGCCGGGCTACCGCGGCGACCTGCTGCCGGCTCTGCCGGCCACGTTCACCACCGCCCTGGCGGTCTGGAAGCCCCAGGGCAAGTGA